In Exiguobacterium acetylicum, the genomic stretch CGTGCTTGATCTTCTCGCATCATCTCATCCCTCTTTCGACGATCATTCGGGATAACTCATCCGCAGTAGCGAACGTGATGTCTTCTGGTACTTCTTGACCAGTTGTTACGCAATAGATCGGTAAGTTTGTCTCTGTCACAAGTCCGAACATCGACCAGAGTTCGCTTGTCTCATCTGCTTTAGAGAACACGACACCCGATAGAGGAATCTTGTCGAAACGATCATGGATTTGTAATAAATCTCGGTACTTCGAAGTCAAACTAAGAACTAAGAAAACATCCGTATCTTTAAAGTCGTGTCGATTTCGTAACTGCTCTACATATGCTTCGTCAAGGAAATTCCGCCCCGCTGTATCGACAAGTACGATGTCACATGATGCTAGCGCTAGCTTTGCTCGTTCAAAATCTTCCAAGTCGTATGCAACATGAATCGGTATACCTAATATATCGGCATATGTTTTCAGTTGCTCAATCGCCGAGATTCGGTATGTATCGGTTGTGATGAGACCGACTCGTTGATTTTTAATGAGCGTATGGTGTGCAGCCAGTTTAGCGATGGTCGTCGTCTTACCGACACCAGTCGGTCCTGTCAGCATGACATAACGCGCAGTCGACGTTGTTACACGTAATGCCGTTTTTACTTCTTCAGTTAAGAGATCCGTTAATTCCGTTTGTTGCGTCTGATAATACGCAGTCAGTAATCGCTCATGTAATCGTTCAGATACTTGCTGTAACGCTGGTTCTGTCAACAACGGCACATAATGCTGCAATTCTCGCGGTAACGGCCGTTCACCGACTGTAACGATCGTCGGACGTACTGGAATCGGTTGGATCGTTTCCACAATGTCCTTCCGACTCGTTGCTTGCTTCGA encodes the following:
- a CDS encoding flagellar biosynthesis protein FlhF, encoding MIVKKVTADSIGEAMKQIKRELGQDAIILNTRHIKVGGFFGLFAKKKVELVASVDEHVSNEPIVSKQATSRKDIVETIQPIPVRPTIVTVGERPLPRELQHYVPLLTEPALQQVSERLHERLLTAYYQTQQTELTDLLTEEVKTALRVTTSTARYVMLTGPTGVGKTTTIAKLAAHHTLIKNQRVGLITTDTYRISAIEQLKTYADILGIPIHVAYDLEDFERAKLALASCDIVLVDTAGRNFLDEAYVEQLRNRHDFKDTDVFLVLSLTSKYRDLLQIHDRFDKIPLSGVVFSKADETSELWSMFGLVTETNLPIYCVTTGQEVPEDITFATADELSRMIVERGMR